From Osmerus mordax isolate fOsmMor3 chromosome 7, fOsmMor3.pri, whole genome shotgun sequence:
TCACGTCACCATGGGATCCACTTGCACCTGTCAACACCACAGGGTAACCTGAAGCGTATCTAAAACGAGTATTGCTCGGAAGACACACCGCGagaataacaacataatattattttttataatagAATGCAGaataaacatacaaatacatcCAAAGTTCTCGTACTGCCTCATTTACAATATCAAGTATTTACTTTCCGCTCATCGATAGCAActtccctggtggtctagtggttaggattcggcgctctcaccgccgcggcccgggttcgattcccggtcagggaacatTTTTGGGAGCTATGAGTTCCTCTTACGAATAGTTTGTCGGTGTTACAAAGTATTATGCAGATCACATTTCTCAATGTTTTAATAACTAGACAACTCCTAAAATGCCAGTACAGTCGACTTTATTTGAAAACTATGAAATATACAAAAAGTAAACAAGTTAGTATTCTCAATCCCTTAAGCAATTTAACAAAACAAGTGCGTGGTTGCTAAACGATTCTAAATTTGTAAACAAACACGTATAGAACATTACTTTTTGATACACTCACACGGCTATAATAATTATTGTGGTTGAAAAATGTTTAATGATCTTAAAATTCATTATATGACATGATGTAAAAAGAAAGTTCTGGCAGGTTACAGTACTATATTCTACCTGCACGCCAATGACACAAGCTGTTTAAACTGccaacataaaaaaatataggACCCATGTTAAGGTGACACAGGATGGGCAACATGAAGAGGATGAGGTGTGTTAGAAGGGGCCATCCCGTGATGAGCTTCTGTCAAAGCCAGAGGTGCCTTGGTTTGATCGGCTGCCAGTCATTTTGTCCTGTGAATTATAACAATTATTCACTTAAATAAATAACTTTCTCCATTTTGCTTTTAGTATATTCTGACCACCTCACCTTCACATTTCCCACCATGTCTTCAAAAGACTTGAAAGTAGAGGAATGTCTGGTGAAAAAGTTTTATTAAATCACTTTGCCCTACAGTTAAATGTTAATTTCAGTTTCTTATGGACTAAACTTTCTGTGGTATGTTCTATAAGTTATAAGATGTTGATCAAATATCATAACAGGTAGTCACAGTAGTCATCCACAATCCTCACCATCAGTTTCTTAGTTATGCTGACAATCATAGATGGTAAACACGTATCTTACCTCATAGCAGGCACACTAATGGGGTGGCTCAGAGAGGGGCTGATGTATGGAGAAATAGGAAGCAAGACATGTAAGAGCGTTACAACATTAcaagaaacaggaaacagagacAGGGGGGTGACAGAACCCATACAATCTACAACAGTTTATTTTTCAATGCAATATTATCCAATCTTTAGATAGTACAGTAACTATCAGTCACTTTAGTGTTGTTTAGTATTCagtgaatgtttttttatttttcactttGTTATATTGACAGGATTTTCCATTCATTGACAATTACGGATCTGCCCACGTATGCTCCCTATCATTGGAAAGGTACATTATGGTACTTAACATATAGGAAGATGTGAAATGCAGTGAGTAGTGTAGTGTAATATCTTAGATACAAGGGTCTTTTATTACCGTGGAGGGCTTGGCAGAGGTAATGATCTGTTCAGACCGCAGCATTATAGAAAAAACAAATATGATGATTAAACAGAAACACATCACAACAGCTTTCATGTTCACTATCTGTGTGGTGGGAACATGCAGAACACCACTGTCACACCACTGTTACTGTTGTTGCAAAAGTAATATTAGGATTATAACTGTACTGTTCTTATTTCTGATAATACAACCATTCATCTCCAATATGTTTTTTTCTAGTGAAGGTGAACAGTGCTGTATTGTGGGGCTAATTGGTCACATTCCTCAAACAGGAAGTCTAAACGGCAGTTTTATGGAAGAAATGGAattctgtgttgtcatgtattcCATCTATCCACTTGTGAAGCGTCTCACAAGTGAACATTCTAAAACTCTCTCACAACCATCTGAATGTGTCAATTTAATTCAAATGTTTCTGACAGTGGTCACTTGAAGTATCTCTAGGTGTTTAAACATGTGAAACTGCTCTTAGAATAGGGAACTGATCGGATTAAAGACAAGAGAGAATCACTCTCTGGATTAGATGCTGGATCTGTGGGCTGAACACAGGGATGGATTACTCCGGGCAAAGTACATGTTAGTGGGGGGAGAGGTAAGGATAGAAAAGTTAAGATGTTAGGTTGTAAAATAAAGTAAATAGGCAAAAGCAGTCAACAAGGATCAGGGGCACAAAGACTTTCAGGTACCTCATCTCTCCTAGTCTTCTAGTGATGGCCACACCCACTGAGGACAAAGCAGCAGTGGTCACCTGGCCTGCATGGGACAGAGTCTCTTGGGTTCTCTTATACCTTCAGACAGAGAAAGCAGTGTCAGAGAAACACATGAACAGGAGTCAGGGCACATGCAGAGAACCTTGGCATTCAACACAAGACAAAAGCCATCAGCTGCAACCTATCTTGACACGACAGATCCCAAGATTCCAAGTCTCTGTTTTCCACTGGTGAAGATGCTTGGCCCAGCGGCAGCCCGCTAAGGCTGCTGCTTGCTGGCTGAGCTTTTACAGTCTAACTATTAGACAGGCTATTAACAGGACTCTGATCCTCGCTGACCTCAAAAGCCCATCAGCTGTTCCCAAGGCATGCTCCTTTTCTTTACATTTGAaggtaaaacaacaacaactttgAGGGGGAAAAAACCTCAACACTTCATAAACTGAAGCAAGATGAAATTCACTCACGTGTTGGAGTGACTTATGTCCTCCAACGTCGCTGATGCTGAGAGATAACTATAAAGATGTAAAGTAGCAGATTAGCATCAGAACAACAGCCTTAAAGAGATAATGACATTTGTGAGCTTGGCTTTCATGGTTATATAACTATCATACTGGACCAACAAAGCTGCTGGGGACATTCTACTGGTACTGGCCTTGCAGTGGGAAGTTATGGGAAAGGGTAGTAGTGTTCTTTAAATGTTCTTGTGATCTGACAGTGGAACACCAGATAAATGACACTTAGGTGCATTatctggacaggacacatggtGGAAAGTAGCATGAGGACAGGAAAGGTAACACTTACGGGGTTGAGGTCTGGACCTCCTGCCAGCCTTTGGCCAAGTTCTGTTTGAGATCACTGAGGGGGCCCATTCCCAGTTGCCTCTTAATTTCCACAGCATACTTTTCTTTGGCCAAAAGCACCTGCCGCAAAGTTTGTATTTCATCCTCTACCTGGATTAAATAATGTAACAATGTCAATATGTTAAAAAATGAATGAAAACTGAACAAATTCAAGTTGAATGGAATGAATGTGTAACAACCTTTATTAGCTCGATCCTGAGATCATCTACATCCTCCTCTGTTAAATTTGCAGGCGGGACTCCATTTCTTGTTATTCCAGTGGAGAAGTTAAAGTCCCCACCAAAACCTTTGGAAGCATGCAGTCATGTCAGCAGCCTATATACATCCTTCCAGTTCGGGCTACATATGGTTACATGTTAGTTAAACTGTATGCTGCCTTCACTTTCCAACGTGTTTACGCTGTCCATGGTTCTGATTCCATTGTGTTCAGCTCAGACATGTATGCATTGCAGTAGTAGTACAAACAGTAGTACAGAACCAGTAGAACTAGCGAGCAAGCCCGTCACTTGTTGCGTTTACAGTTTTTATGTTTActaaagcaacacatttaaatcAGCTGAATCTGCTGTGCTACTATGTACTTTAGCACATCACTCACAAACAGTATTGTCTTATATCTTACCTGGCCTGTTCATGTCAGCAAACAATCAACTTCCACTGCACAAGGCAAATGCTGTGTAGCCTGTACAGTAGATAGTCAAATTAGTGCAAGCTAAGCTACTAGTGTATCTAgcttagctggctagctaaaaTAGTGCTACTAGCGTAACTCAAAATTTGAAGCTCGCAAGTCAATTTAAATCAaataagaaaactgattctCGTATCTTAAAAACAAACGAACAAAAAAGATTCCTCAACGaataacattttttttaaatgaattgTATGCTACGGTTGGTCTGTATTTTGCACTCCGGAGTTCTAAAACCCGTGGATTCCCAAACCAGTAAATTCCCTAATCCTTAAAACCAgacgtgcacacatgcacaactcGATGTTTTGATGATGGAAGCGTTCGTTTGTTAGTTTTTCTCATTCAATTCATGGTAACCTGTGGAAGGCATTTAACTTTAGTTACTTAAGTTGTATGTGTTTAGTTTCTTTAATAACCCCCTGCATTATTGGGTTGAGCAACATCTCAATAAATTGGGTAGCCTAATTGTAGTTTAGTATAAACGAGTCAATCAGTCTGCATTCTGTCTCCATCTACTGGAGAAATACATAGTCACGCATTCTCCACAACAAGAGCAGAGCAGAAAATACATGAAAGAAGTAGAATGGGGGATTTATGAGTAATGAGTAATGAGTGAACATTCCTCAGGTGATCTGTGGTTGACATCTTTCACTGCATTCTCTGGATAACGGATATGGAGTAGCCTATATTCCACGTTTCAGTTAGAGCTGACCCGGCTGTATTGAAAACACTGAGAAAAATAACATTAAATGTTCAAGAACATTTATTTAACGACAGCAAATCAGATCAATGACCCACTTAGTTTTCTTTCAGACACACAACTACCATGCTACAACATAAAGGTCAAGATTTCTACTTCATATTTAGGCCTAAGTGTATATATACAAACGACCTCAACCATTAAACCATGCGTTGCAAAATTTAATGGCCACATCAAAACAACATAGCATTTATCTAAAGCTTCTCATTAAAAACATGACAAAATAAGAAATTAAATAAGAATGCATCAAATTACCATATCACTATTGTTACACTATGTTGTCTGTGTCTAGACCTTTTTTTATAGAGCCATTTCCTGATCATTGATCCACAAAATTTTTTGGAACACACATTGCATTCAACTCAGAACAATTAGCATATTCCAATATTTCAATGAAGAAGCCATCACAGGAACATCAATGTTTTTTTCAGGAGGGCACAGGAAACACACTGTATAAGGGCCACAGAGGTCAACAACCAGAGGTCAACAACCATCCCATCAACAAAAGACGACAGGCAGAAGGAGCTCAGAAGCCCATTGTAAACCATTTTAACACATCATTGGCATTTGAAGAAACACataaaataataagaataatgatAAATGATTATGGCAAATTGGGAAGTTTCTTCACTTGATGTACTGTataattcgctctggataagagcgtctgctaaatgactaaaaaataaTTCACTGGCATAAAAAATAAATTGAGTGTGGTTTTTATAAGAGCTGCCTATAGTGCTAGCCCACTGATTAAAATAACTTGTGAGCTAAAGATTCTGATTCTTAGAATTCAATGATGGTAAACAAACACAGCATTAGACAAACACAACACTCTCTGAGCTCCCTTTAGCACGATAAACTCTAGATAAACAGGATGATAATATTGTCCAAATGCTTACAACATTTTCCTTACACACTTACACTGCACATACAGTAGCCTAAACATCAAAAGAAAAGTATGAAAATAACTACATTATTGTTTTTTCATATCCACTCATAGGTTAAGATGGCTCAGAAGAGACTGAATTGGAATAGGGTGATAATTCTTGGCTTGCAGTTTGGAGTTATGTTGCATATTAAGAGTTATGTTTGGAGTTGTATATTAAGAGAAAGTACAGGTAAAACCATTCAAGATTAAGGAAATATCAATGAATATATACTCCAACATAAGGAAACCCTATCCATATGGTCTCCATTGCAGTGTTAATGTGTTCAGTGACTCTTTAATACAACTAAGGAAATGGCAGGGGAAATCTTATCAATTTGACTAAAATTAAATGTTAATACAACACTACATTGTACATTAATGTGGGTAATTGATGAACTACATCAGATTTAGCTCTCTTTAAAGACTTTTGACAGTGAATAAAAATTGATTGTGCCGCTGAAATCCCAAGTGATTTAAGAGTAAGCTTACCAGATGTAAACAACTGTATATGCCTATAGCCAACATCACTTACAGTTGAGTGTAGGAAGTGTGTAGTGAAATTATGCTGCACTGTCAGAAGAGTCCCACCAATCAGATTAGGACTATTGGTGACAGTTGTGAGTAGTTTTACTTTAGCAGTTAAAATGGTGATGCGTAAACAAATGTACAATATTCATTTCCTGATATTAGCCTTTGGATACTTCGTTAGTAACTGCAGGGAAAAAGAAACATGATGAAATATTACAAGCACTAAATTGCAGGGTCTGATCTGTTCACTGCTTTTACATCTCAAATAAAGACCAAGTCCGATAAAGGTTAAGCCAAGACCCACCACAGCAAAGAAATCTCCAAAGTTTAGTTGTCAATTATAGCTATTTCTACGCCCTGTGTTCTTCATTCCTTGCCCTCCACTTACACTAGTTTCAGAGCTAATCCGCCACTTTGTGAAAGGGGCAAATACATGGTGATTGGAGTGCAAAAACTACAGGTCAAGATATGATTAGGTTAAGAAGCTAACGTTTTTTACTATGCGATCACTGATGACTGAGCTCTGTCCCAAGATGTTTGATGATGGCAACATGCACCAAAGACCCTCCAACACCTCCCTGAGCCTCTTATCTGATGAGCATAAACATCAAGTAAACTGCACCCCAAATTAATTACTTTTACACATACATATTGCACATACATATGCACCTACAGTATGAATTTCTCAAACAAACATGatacataaaacacacaaaaaaaaagaaaaaaagacaatgGTTCTCCTAAACAGTGCATGCTACACCATGAAACGAAATGTGGAAAAGGGTAAGTTGGGTAGGCGGATTGTGaggttaaaggccaaaaaataaCAAAGAGGGAACCACAGGGAAGCAAacgttttctttctcttttctttcaatATTCAGGCGGAAGGGGACCACTAtggggagggtggaagggggtTGTGTTCAAGAGTTCCTTTGGTGGACCACGCTCACTCGCCCCTCTCTTCAGTACACAGCTCTTTGTGAAGTTAAAACAGATTGCCCCTCTCGTTCATCTTGTAAATGTGGAGCAGGAAAGCAGGCAGAGCCACAGGCCAGGGGTGGAGGATTAGTTGAAGCCTGTGTCGGTTCGGTAGGTGGAATGGTGGCCATCTGATGTCAACTGGGTGGTCTCTGTAGCTGATGGTTGCAGCACAATGGGCTCACCGCCACCCTCTGGTCGAGAAATagtcatacagacagacacatagggTTAGTGCTGAACCTTGAGCTGACCTGACAATACTCAGATGGACCAGGCAGTCTCACCTCTCTCATCAGATTGCAGTTGGGCCTCAAGGTCCTCAGGGGACACGTAGAAGTCAGGCTCCTGGCCCTCTGGGGGCCTTGGTTTACATTTCCCACAGCAGCAGTTACAGCAGCAACACAGGCAACAGCAGAAGTAGCAACCAGTGGCCAGGccacagaaaacaaacaatgcCTGAGAGGAAGAGCGAGTGGGCGATAAAGAGAAAGGAGGCAGAAGATTTAATATAATGTGATAGTGAAAGTTTAAGGCAATATGACAAGTCATGGAAAAGGAGATAATAACAAGAATAAAAGACATCCTTAGCTGCAGTATGATAAAACAATTGCCCCCCAATTTCTTACCTTGGCCCACCAGCTAGACAGGACAAAGTATGTGTTCACATTCTCCTCGCCAAACTGCTCAGCCACATACAAGCCCAGAGAGCCATACTTGTCGTAGATGTTGCGTTTAGTGGGATCATTCAAAATAGCATGAGCATTGTTAATCTCCTTAAATTTGTCAGCCGCCTCTGGATTGTCAGGGTTCTTGTCAGGGTGGAACTTCAATGCCAGTTTCCTG
This genomic window contains:
- the LOC136945710 gene encoding tumor protein D54-like, whose translation is MNRPGFGGDFNFSTGITRNGVPPANLTEEDVDDLRIELIKVEDEIQTLRQVLLAKEKYAVEIKRQLGMGPLSDLKQNLAKGWQEVQTSTPYLSASATLEDISHSNTYKRTQETLSHAGQVTTAALSSVGVAITRRLGEMRSLPLPSPPRPSLSHPISVPAMRHSSTFKSFEDMVGNVKDKMTGSRSNQGTSGFDRSSSRDGPF
- the LOC136945711 gene encoding dnaJ homolog subfamily C member 5-like translates to MAEQQRQRSLSTSGETLYVVLGVEKLATPDDIKKSYRKLALKFHPDKNPDNPEAADKFKEINNAHAILNDPTKRNIYDKYGSLGLYVAEQFGEENVNTYFVLSSWWAKALFVFCGLATGCYFCCCLCCCCNCCCGKCKPRPPEGQEPDFYVSPEDLEAQLQSDEREGGGEPIVLQPSATETTQLTSDGHHSTYRTDTGFN